ATTCGCGCAGTGAAGGCGATGTCGCAAGCGCCCTTGAGCGCACCCTGGAGAGCTGTCCAGGTCGCGTGATCGTCTCCTGCTTTGCCAGCAACCTGGCTAGGGTATTGGCGATCAGTCGAGCCGCGCAGCGTACCCACCGTCGTGTCAGCCTGATGGGACGTTCCATGGAGCGCATGGTGGCCATTGCACGTGGTCTGGGTTATCTCGAGGATATGCCACCCCTGGTGCCGTTGCGTGATCTGGGCTATCTCCCCCCCGAGGAGGTGCTGGTGATCGCCACCGGCAGCCAGGGCGAACCGCGTGCAGCACTTTCGCGACTGGCGGAGAACCGTCATCCCCATTTCGAATTGATGGCCGGGGATACGGTGATCTTTTCCGCCAAGGCCATTCCGGGCAACGAACGCTTGATCGGGCGGTTGCAAATTGCGCTTGAACGTCTTGGTGTCACGGTCTTCGAAGAGCGGGGGCATCCGGAGCTGCACGCGTCCGGCCACCCCGCTCGCGATGAGCTCACGACCTTCTACGAGTGGGTAAAGCCGCGTATGCTGCTACCGGTACATGGCGAGCAACGACATCAGCAAGCCCATCAGGAGCTAGCCGAGGCGCTGGGCATCGCGGCACCGTTGTGTCCCGCCAATGGCGACCTCATTCGATTCGATGGCGAGAATCTCGAGCTTGAGGGGCGCTACCCTCAGCCTCCGTGCATCGTCTCACAGAATGATGTCGCACCGCTTCCTGGGCTCAATGACAAGGCCCCACGGCATGGACGACATGGCACCCTTTTTCTGGCGCTATCGGTTGCCGCTTCACGAGATGGCTGGTCGCGTGTTGGGCGGCCAGTCATGGACTCCAGTGCCTCAACGGCGCTCGACGAGGTGGCGTTCATCGATTGGCTCGATGCGCTCATTGAGGAAAACGAAGCAGAAAACCTCGCCGATCTTCGCAAGCTGTTGCAGCCCCGTATTCTGGACTATCTCGAGGAGCGTCTGCGCCACCTGCCGGAAGTACATTTACAACTCTTCGCGGCCGAGCATAACGAGATTTCGCTGCGCGGCTGATCCAGAAAAGCAAAAAGCGAACCGAAGTCCGCTTTTATGAATGTGTTCCCAGCGCCCTGAATCATGACCCCGTCAGGAGGACTTGGCACTCTTGGGTGGACGGCCGCGACGGCGCTTGGGCTGTTCGCCGACAAGATCGTCCAGAGAGAGGCCGGCATCGTTGATCGCTTCACGAATCTCCGCCAGCTTGCGCTCCTTCATGATCTCCTCTTCATGACGCTGAGAATCCTCTTGCTGCTTCTGCTCGATGACCTCGCCAATCACCTCCGCAAGCTTGTGCAACTGCTCCATGCTCAGTTGGCGCGCCGCAGCGCGGGCGACGTTCTTATTACGGGCGATGCGCTCCAGAGTTTCGGAAGACATTAGCCTCCTCCATATTGAGAATCATGAAACGGGGACAAGCAATCCTTGATAAAAAGTATATGCCTATCCCCCCTCTTGGCAAGGAAAAGAGACAATAGCAATTTGGCAATGAGGTTCAAATAATCGGGTAAAAAAGCGCGGGCAACATGACAGATGAGCCGGCCTCAGGCCTAGCCACCTGTCATATTCATAAAGCGAACGACCTGGACATCGCCGTCGGTCGTGAAGTGGTGTCGCTCGGGCTTGAGTGGCATTGCCTCGATAATTCGTGTCTTGAGCGCCTGCATATCGCCCGGATGGCGACGCATCACCTCACGCAGATCCACCGAATGCTCATTGCCAAGGCACAACAGCAAGCGCCCCTCGACTGTGACCCTGACACGATTGCAGCTGGAGCAAAAATTGTGACTGTGTGGTGAGATGAAACCGATACGCGAGTGGCTATCGGTCATGCGAAAATAGCGCGACGGTCCCGGCGTCGTTTCAGGAGTCGCATACAGCGCGTGGCGCTGCTCAATGATCGCCTGGACTTCGTCGCTCGAATAGAAGGTTTCCGCCCGGGAGTGATCGGAAACGTCACCCAGCGGCATCTCTTCGATGAAGCTGATATCGAGCCCCTCGCTGCGAGCAAACTCGACCAGATCGAGCACCTCATCGTCATTGCGCCCCTTGAGAATGACGGCATTGAGCTTGATGCGCTCGAATCCTGCCGCCTTTGCGGCCCTGATACCAGCAATGACCTTATCCAGATCGCCGGTACGAGTGAGCTGGCGAAACTTGGCGCCATCCAGTGAATCGAGGCTGATATTGA
This DNA window, taken from Halomonas sp. TA22, encodes the following:
- the moaA gene encoding GTP 3',8-cyclase MoaA, giving the protein MNTLIDDFNRRVTYVRISITDRCDFRCVYCMSEEMTFLPRAQVLTLEEIAMLARAFTELGVEKLRLTGGEPLVRRGVEQLVSDIGRLPGLNDFAMTTNGAGLVKHAQALRDGGLDRLNISLDSLDGAKFRQLTRTGDLDKVIAGIRAAKAAGFERIKLNAVILKGRNDDEVLDLVEFARSEGLDISFIEEMPLGDVSDHSRAETFYSSDEVQAIIEQRHALYATPETTPGPSRYFRMTDSHSRIGFISPHSHNFCSSCNRVRVTVEGRLLLCLGNEHSVDLREVMRRHPGDMQALKTRIIEAMPLKPERHHFTTDGDVQVVRFMNMTGG
- a CDS encoding ribonuclease J — its product is MNLTLYGYHEQWIAVDCGMMIRQDLPDSPLQVPNLASLASLGITPRALIITHGHEDHIGAAAWLWPQWGCPIHATPLAAGLLRAKFHERGLSSDAIHVIEPGEALEYGPFTLRYLPLPHSIPESCALLIVTPHHKVLHTGDWKLDPQPLIGAPANEEAFRALAPVDLLIGDSTNAPTPGHSRSEGDVASALERTLESCPGRVIVSCFASNLARVLAISRAAQRTHRRVSLMGRSMERMVAIARGLGYLEDMPPLVPLRDLGYLPPEEVLVIATGSQGEPRAALSRLAENRHPHFELMAGDTVIFSAKAIPGNERLIGRLQIALERLGVTVFEERGHPELHASGHPARDELTTFYEWVKPRMLLPVHGEQRHQQAHQELAEALGIAAPLCPANGDLIRFDGENLELEGRYPQPPCIVSQNDVAPLPGLNDKAPRHGRHGTLFLALSVAASRDGWSRVGRPVMDSSASTALDEVAFIDWLDALIEENEAENLADLRKLLQPRILDYLEERLRHLPEVHLQLFAAEHNEISLRG